Within the Epinephelus lanceolatus isolate andai-2023 chromosome 9, ASM4190304v1, whole genome shotgun sequence genome, the region taaaaacattgtataatggggaaatcggactgtttaagctaaataagaagctgtaatggcggactgccagcactctcgcctgttcgggggtgatgacgtttaatgtccccgacagggtttgtagtcgtattgagcaacttgttagcaaccgccttttttacgacacgtaaaagcttcaaaattcacaagtagggtatttactgacgtgttttatgtcgtagaacaaaacctgaaactcgcttaagcttttgttaaccacagaccttatttgaggcattttaccaaaatcccattcaaaaaacatattgacttttagacgagagaaccggaagtgctaaaagcgctaacgaagttccgggtttactggcacactctattggaCATCGAATTGGGACGTTGTGAATCAAAATCAAAttgattcaggaaatcagtggTGATACCCCGCGCTAGTTATTGGTGTTTCTCGCACAGTGCTTAAACAAAGTGTGGGGATTATAGGTCTGGCTATGTGAAGCTAGCTCAGTGCAGACGATGAAACCTTTTGGCCTGTATTTAGGACAGTGGCAgcgtgaaagagggagagagggagggacgACACGCAGCAAAAGGCCACAGGTTGAAACTAAACCTACGGCTGCTGTGCCAAGGACGCAGCCCCTGCACATGGGTCGCCTGCTCCACCAGGTGTACTTTAAAAGAAcgaacatttttaacaatgtgaCAGAAGTTATTCAAGATTCACGATATTTACTGTCACTTTGGTTTGGAAAGTAGAAACGTGTGGAATGCTTTTACTGTGAGGCTCCATTAAAACCCCTGAGAAAGAGCAAATATAAAAAGGCACGAGGtgcaatataataaaatataaccAATGTGTAAAATTATATGGAAAAATATCTACATTCAAGGCAAACTGATGATCTTTGTTTTGCAAGAAAATGTGTATTATATAATTTGTTAGAGTTACCTGTGGTAAGCTTCCATCTTGTCATCTGTGCTGATGGACAGAGACCTGTCGACACAAAGTCAGGGTTAGAAACACCGTCACATCCAACACACATCCAAACTACAGCTGCCGCAGGAGCAggtggaattttttttaaaatgaaacccTGTTTACTTTTCAGAAAATTATCAATGCAACAATCTAAAAACACTCCCAGTCCTTCGCTCAAAATCCTACTTGTGTAAAAGCACAGATACATTATTGGCTTCATGTGGGCCGGTTAAAGCCGGCAGTCAGCAGTAACAGCACAGACATATTATGCAgcaaaagtacacaagtattgtCAGCTTCTTGTGGTAAAACTTCAGAGTTATTCTCAGCTTCGTGTAATAAAGCTACACAAGTATTGTCAAATACATGTAGTAAAGTACAGCAGTACTCTGAGCGTCTTGTCGTAAAAGTACCACAAAACTATGAAAGTATTTTCAGCTTCACACAcgtgcagtaaaagtacagaagtattcAGCTTCAGGCAGTGAAAGCAAAAGTATAAAACCTTTTTCAGCTGTCGTCGACGTATCAGCAGTAAAACAACACCAGTATTATCAGCTTCATGCAGGAATAATCATCAGTAGTAAAGTACATGTTGTGTAACTGATCTTTAACCTGTGTGACATTATTAGATATTCGGGGTGGGGAAATTTTTTGTGTGGCAAAATCGTATCGTTATGTGGATGCCAAGTatcaattttgaaaaaaaaagatgtaaattattaatattataaatacaaGTTAAACTTTAAGTAGCTGACTAGAAGAATATAATCAAAAGCTTTTTCATTCCACTGGAAACATTTTGTTGCATTAAACATTACTGaaatgagatgaacagactgaaaactttatcttatcaGATAAAACAGATCTTATTAAATCTTAAAGATAAAACACGTTCACAAAGtttaataaataacaacacatttaaaactgaaataatatTATATTGCGCCTCGTGTATTGTGATCATATTGTGGAGCCTGTCGTGACTCACAGCCCGGTTAGATAATTAACACTGAAGCATCAGAGTCACAGCAGCATGTTGGGCTGCTCCTGAAGGTCCCTGCAGACGTCTGAGGGGTCGTCACGTGATTAatttgagaggaggaggaggaggaggagaagatgaagaagaagaagaagctaaGCTCTGATGCACTAATCTGTTAACAATCCAGTTATGACGTATTAATAAACTGTGGTGTTAATACTTTTACACCTCTGTCTGTCACgttatttattttgtagttttcaGAGTCACTGCTGTCTTCTGACGTCACCAATCTGTTACCATTAGCATTAAACGTGGCTAGCCTTTAGCACTgatgctaactgttagcattcCTACATTAACGTTAGCTTTACTCACTTTTCCAGTTTCTCTGAAATCTCCGCATCTCCTCCGTGACGCTGAGAGACTTCCATCCCGTTAATGTTCCCAATTCACCGACACGAACAACGGAACGAACCCCGGTAAATTAACGGGTTATCTAGCCTTACAGTCAGACACAAACACCCGCAACTGATGAGACGTTCACTGACACAACTttacatgttgttgtgtttgaacCCGCAGCTTCTCCCCCCGCCAAAtgtaaacagccaatcagagaggaCGCTGTGGTGACGCTACGGCAAGGTTGTCCAATCCGAAAACATAGGCGTAAAGTGGGCGGGATTAAAGTGGAGCTCAGCCAATGAGCAGTGTTTATCCAGGCAGGAAAGCGAAAGCTGTTCTCCTGTTGAAACGGTGACATTTAacttaatgttttaatgttttccaGGCATGTCCCTGAATTCAAGGTTTGGAAAGTCCCTAAATTTCCAGACTCCGTCACAGTTAGttgggaaaaaagaaagttACAAGTGTTggtttaaacaaaataaatataaataatatcaaCACGTCTCCCACAGTCTGCAGCTGGACTTAAAAATCACTGAGGTTATGAGTGAGAGcaatttgttttaaatctgtaaatgtttttaatttcttaatTTTATTGGATTTTGATAGGATTTTTCTCTGTAATATATATCTGATGAACAGGCCCAAACGGaatacacagatttttaattgttttttttttttttgttttttttgctcatAATGTGATGAACAATATTCATTTATGGTAACAGTTGTTTTTGAACCACTATAAACTCACACAATACATTAAAACCTAAAATGACCTCAAGCAGGCTAAAAAGATACTTAATAGATTTTAGTACAAACTTTGAATCAGaaatttgatttttgatttgattttaatacttaaagaaaaagaagagtcagtcaacaaaatgaaaaacatgtgGCCATCACAATGGCTCAATAAGAATAGGGACAGCAGCATTGTTCACAAGTGAGAGGAGTGGGATATCAGATGATgagttaaatgtgtttattgataacagatataaatacataaGGTGTTTTGTCAGCACTATAAGTCAGTTGCTACTTGATCCTATTTAAGGGTCAACCATGGATCATTGGGCCGGGGTCATTTGTACCCTTTAACCCCCCCTGATGGGCCAGTACACGACCTCAGTGTCCTCAGCAGGAGAAAAACAGGAACAGAATCTGTTGGCCTGTTTATTTCCaaacatattatatttatattgaataaaataaatattgataAATGTTTGTGTTCTGTTCATGGGGAACACAATGTTTGAGCCCCCAGTAAAGCTGCTGTTGCTCGTAAGTGTTTGTAATATTGTGTCCCCCACTTGTGTAAACTGAGGAAGATCAAATAAAGGAAACTTTGTAAAAGCAAAACGTCAGCAGAAACACCTGCTAATGTAATAAAGTGTGCTACATGTGTCAGGATCAGGAGCTGCCATCAGGCTGTGAAGCATGTGCAAAAAAGTGATCTGGAAATTCCCCAGAGCAAACCCAGCAGCAGAAAACACCCACGTCTTGTTGGCACATGTCTGGACGAGTCTCGGCTGCAGGCTGCAAAACATAGAACACAcacgacataaaaagttgtttggaaagacgtcatctgaactctgtttttagcctcactgtagcctgtagctctgactgcctctctgggcaccgcgccaactttttatgtcggggcttcaggacacttggatcactacggacgagcagtatggagatattttgtggtttcaattatgtgtttttggacgtttgaatctggggcgccgtcagcctccattaggtggagttgtgttgctacctcctctctccttggatctctgcaagtgatgtgaggactctaaaacttcacctgagcctccctcggcatatgggtgagtagataatggctgaatttacatttttggctgcactatccctttaaaaggaAACAAGTTTTGTTCCACAACTTGAAGGATTGAAAGAACAAAATCCAGATTCTCCCTCTCACAGTCCTTCATCCGTCTGTAATGAAGATGCTGAGGGGAGATGTATCAGAGTAAGAGACACATTATATTTAGGAGTTATTAGTATTTCCCAAAtaagttatttattttcttatttatttatatttattcacaaattctGTGACCACctgtctgcagctgctgaagaagAATCCTCTGCGAGGAGCTGGACAGAGTTCTTTGAGGCAAAACACTTTCTTTAAACATTGTGTTTTACTCTCTCAATAAACAAGTTTGTGCATTTGTTATAATCCACGTCGTCCACCACCTGTGACTTATGATTTGTACTGATTATACACATTTACTGAACCTGCCAAGTCACTGTGCTGTGATAAATATTTTCCCACTTGATTATTGATGACTGAAAAGTacaatgtttctgtgtgagATGAAGGTTGACAGAAATATGAAACAAATACTTCAGTACTGTAATGAAGGGTCGTTACTTTGTTACATTAAAACACTAATTcgtttaaatttaaattaatttattttacatttttattttactgaactATTGTTTCTGTTGTTCCCACATGTCTGTCCGTCACATTTGGAGCTGCTCGGTGTGTGAGAGCTTTTTGAAATAAAAGAATGCAAAGGAAATGAGAGTTTGTGGCTTCATGGTCGCTCCGTCTGCTGCAGCTCCTTCCTGTCTTCACTGTTGACTACAGGAAATGACCCAAATACAaccaaagaagaaaaaggaTTCGTTTCATTGGCACAACATAATGTGGAGAGCAGAGATGTGAGATCtgtacttttctttctttttgcttCACCTGCAGCTGTGTTTCCACACCTGAATATGTTAGCTTTGCAGAATGAACTCTATCTGGAAATCTGTTGAAtttaaggaggaggaggaggaggaaggttaATGTGTCTTTCCAAAAGATCCAGAATCAGCTTCGTCTCCTCTGAATCACAGTTTGTCTTCACACGGTTCACAGTTAATAATCAGTCTGTTATCAGAGCATAAAGAACACCACAGAGGAGCCGTGTGTGTTTacagaagcttttattgtgaagcttCAAGGCgatggcacacacacaggaaaacagCAGACGATACACAGTTTACAGAAACATGAGTTCAACTTCACGATAACAACTCGAGCACCTTTCAAAGAATTTCTGGGTCTTTTTTTGGTGAAATGTTTTCTGAATGAAATCCACTTTAACTCTGCAGGGCTCCGTCTCAGTGGCTCTCATTGGTCCACATGTCTCACAGTCACTTCATTAACATCAACTAAATcattacacaaatacacagtgtgatataaaataaatggttttaaaatgtgGAATTAACTCACAGGTGTAAAGATATAAAATGTGCCCACACAGTTCAGGTTTTCACATCTGTGATCACCATGGAAACACAAACTGGAGGCTGGTTCAGAATAACGGAGCCGACTCCAGAGCTTTGACCTGAGCAGCAAACACCAGGACTCTTTTCTTCACCTCGGCACTGATGTCGGCCTGCGAGGCTCGCGGGTTCTGACGGAGGAACTCTGAGATGCCCAGGATACACTCTCTCTgaggaaacacagagacacaacaggacACGTGATGAAGCCCAGGATACACACACTCTTTATTTCTTCTTCATGCTCGTTTTTAAATCTGAAATGCAACCAGAGTTACGTTTCTTTATCAAGCTACTGCTGATCCTACATGCATCTCAGCACTCGTCGGGTATCGGTCTGACAACAACAAGCCTCTGGGGACAAATATTTTGGGAGACCTGGTTTAGCCAGCGGCGACCTGATATCTGGTGTTGGAGGTAACAATTTACATGAGGAATATATTACATCTCAGCAGTAATCAAGTAATATCATGTTACCAACAGGATTTCAGGTGATATTATTCCATTTACAATGTCACGTTACCACCCAGAATAAAGTGTtcattgtcctttttttttttcgtttatCCACACTGATCCACTTCCACCAGCCAAAATATCCCCCACAGCTTGTGCCTCTTACACTGCCTGTTTGAGGCAGGAATATCGTGCAGTTGTGCCGCCTCGCCGTTCTGTATAAAGGCCACAAATGTGAAACAGGGTCGCAGacgatgtggttctgttggccgAAAGctgaggtagtaacagcgctgcatcaacatctgtgtaaaagggacagctggcaggacgggaCGATGTGATGGTACGACAATGTGTTACATGTGCGACGCACCACAGGAGATTTATagagcagctagcagcagttagcggctaactcaaagaagaacattcattcattcttttttttttcatttcttaccctctgagcagaggacgagatcagccgccatatgaCAGGGACGTTacatgattgttattgacacatgatgtcattgttattgtttataaagagctgctgacacgtatgttatatgtcacactagaggccgacgctgttgtgttGTTCACACCTCTTCTgcttctgtgatgtcatcatgctgtctgacatcacacTCTGGAGTGACATGACGctgctgtcgtttggttctgtgtaaaaatgtaaaggcaGCACAAAGAAGGGACTTCGTCACGGCTCTATAGCGCCatctgtgtgtaaaaatggcGCCAgactttttggttgttttgcaccTTTtcatggttattttgtgtctttctggtcttttgtgtctcttcatggtcagtgtgtttttatttgattcaCATCTTGCGGGTGAGGGCCGGGGGGGGGGGCCCTGACACTGGCTCTTAACTGGCCCCTGTTAAGTAATCCCCCCATGTCCCCTGCAGGCGGCACACAGGTACCTTGTAGGCGTCCACTTTGTCCTGTCCGGTGAAGCGGTTCAGCAGCTCCCTGCCGACCTGGACGCCTGTCACTGTTGCCAGAGTCGTCCTGTCCTGGTCAGTCTGAGAGGTCAGCCAGCGCAGCAGCGCCATCTGCAGGAGGGAGGAGGCATTTTAAAAGAATCATCATGGTGGTTTCATGCTTTAGCTCTTTAACCACCACCCTCAGCTCCTCCAACACCTCCAACTGCTCCACTCATTCAGCATCTAACACACCCTCCACCATCTAACACACCCTCCACCATCTAACGCACCCTCCACCTCACCAGCTCCTGTGATCGGCCAGTTTCTACAGGATCTGTGGTCAAATCTGTTTTAAAGCCCACTGAGCTTGTTGTCTCCCTCCTTCCAGTGTCACATTATTTTCTTTAGTAGGAACTTTACTCTGAGTGATGACGAGAGGGACCGGGCCTTCACCTATAGTTACACCTGTACCAGGTGAGTCCCGGCCTCTGTGTTTGGTTTCAGGTTTTCTGTCCTCATTGATCTTTGACTCGAGGAAAagtagaaacactgcagtgtaaaaatactctgttacaagttaaagtcctgcatcTAAAATCTTAAccacagggtgtctacaggtataaCCAAGTTACTGTTAGTTATGACAACAATTGCGTGAGTTTGAGTTTAATGTATTTAAcataaagagaaaacaaaatctcatcACTGTCATAAAAGCTATTTATTACTGCTGCAGCTCTTCAGTCTGTCCGATGATTGTAAACAGTCACTAGGTCCATCAGGCTGGACACATCACGGTAATGTGActaaaaatatttaagacccaTCGACTCTGAATTTTTAACCAACTGaagacttttaaggccttatattaaGGAAACATAATTTAAGACTTTATAAGGACCTGTGGACACCCTGTGATTAAAATGACATCAGTATGAGAATCAAAATATACTAAGTAAAAGTGCTCATTATGCTGAACAGACCTTTTCAGAATAatatattattggattataattataatgcattaatgtgtaagtATCATTTTGAACAGTGTCTGGTAGCTTTATCTATGAAAATAtgtcataattttatttttattatataagtTTTTGATCGTCTGAATCTGCAAATTAACTaaagctgtaaaataaatgcagtgcagtaataaatacagtatgaaATGGAATCAGCAAAAATACAAATCAAGAtaaagaggaaatacagtgggAGAGTACAAGTATCTCAAccctgagtaaatgtacttcgGTTTCTTTCCCTCACTGATATTAAAAAACGTTTTACCCTTGAAACACTCTTACATATTCATCACTTTCACATATCTGAAGACACAATAAcagatttattattttttggccACGACGCTTTAAAATCTCccaaatacacattaaacacatgatGTCAGTCCTGGTTTAAATCTTCTACAGTCATTCATTAGTTAATAAtcttattgtttgttttattcagtTATGTTTAAACTGATTTCAGATAATAAAAGTTAATGTTGTTTCTCACCTGCTGAGCTAACTGAGTGTTGCTCATCTCTCCTCCTGAGGTCAGTGAACCCGACATAACGAAAAACTCaccaataaaacacaaaaacaccacaaagcgGGAAGTTACGATAAAAACAGACCCGTCAAACTTCCTCTGAGATTATTAACTGAGGCTAAACTTGATATTTTGAGAGAAATACACCGAAAAAACGAATTTCTTCTGTCGACTGGTTGGAAAAcgtctcacttcctgtttacagcGCTTCTTCTTCGTTGGTgtcagtctgtgagtcagactcGCTGCTGCCGCTCAGCGGTTAAAACATGTTACTACACTAAAAACTGTGCCGGAAGAAGTACTCGGATACTGCAGTAACTGTAACTATACTGCTCTGTTAAAATACCCGAGTTCTCTTAAGCCGTGGTTTATTTCAACATCTACACACATTCTCCACAGGAAACATTTTTCTCTTCTCAGTACAACAGTACTGACAGTAAAATGTACTCTGAGTATCACAATAAAAGTATCTGTTGTGCAGAATGATCCACTGAAGAGTTATATTATGATTTATCTCATTATTGGAACATTATTATTGATGCTTTGACACATGAGCAGCATTTTAGTGCAACAGCTGGAGCTCAGTTTAACCACTTTATAACTGCAGGCTGATATCAAATCAATAAATATTACAGGGAGTATTTGAGTTGTTATGGTGTTGTAGttgcccagtagctcagtgggttcAGCAGGCGGGCCATGTATGAAGACAGATTTGTTGGCACAGCAGCCGTGGCCTCAATT harbors:
- the LOC144464379 gene encoding uncharacterized protein LOC144464379, which codes for MSGSLTSGGEMSNTQLAQQMALLRWLTSQTDQDRTTLATVTGVQVGRELLNRFTGQDKVDAYKRECILGISEFLRQNPRASQADISAEVKKRVLVFAAQVKALESAPLF